The Gymnogyps californianus isolate 813 chromosome Z, ASM1813914v2, whole genome shotgun sequence genome has a window encoding:
- the LOC127027801 gene encoding adenomatous polyposis coli protein-like has translation MKYGWMKQTATLCSMKDCMRALVAQSKSESEDLQQVIASVLRNLSWRADVNSKKTLREVGSVKALMECALEVKKESTLKSVLSALWNLSAHCTENKGDICAVDGALAFLVGTLTYRSQTNTLAIIESGGGILRNVSSLIATNEDHRQILRENSCLQTLLQHLKSHSLTIVSNACGTLWNLSARNAKDQEALWDMGAVSMLKNLIHSKHKMIAMGSAAALRNLMANRPAKYKDANIMSPGSSLPSLHVRKQKALEAELDAQHLSETFDNIDNLSPKASHHNKQRHKQNTYNEYVLDSSRHDDGIYRSESFNTGHMTVLSPYLNATVLPGSSSSSRGNIENSRSEKDRSLDRDGAVGLNSYHPATENTGNSSKRTGMQITAAAQMIAKVMEVTSMHIPQEDRSSCSTSEMHCLTEDRNVPRRTAAAHTHSNTYFPKSENSNRTCPMLYTKMEYKRASNDSLNSVSSSDGYGKRGQMKPSIESYSEDDESKFCSYGQYPADLAHKIHSANHMDDNDEELDTPINYSLKYSDEQLNSGRQSPSQNERWARPKHIIDDEIKQNEQRQLRSQNATFSTYTESGDDKCMKYQSPFGQQECVSSFRSRGSNGSEQSRVGSTLGINQKVNQSLCQVDDYDNDKPTNYSERYSEEEQHKEEEDRPTNYSIKYNKEEHHVDQPIDYSLKYSTEVPPSSQKPSFTFSNSSSVQSTKTDHISSSCGNISTPSGSSERQNQLHPSSAQSRSSHAQKTASCKTPSINQETIQTYCVEDTPICFSRCSSLSSLSSAEDEIGRDQSTHVTDANNTLQIAELKENNGILSTEGTVSEVASASQHITTKSSRLQTPSLSPSDSSRHKAVEFSSGAKSPSKSGAHTPKSPPEHYVQETPLMFSRCTSVSSLDSFESHSIASSVQSEPCSGMVSGIISPSDLPDSPGQTMPPSRSKTPPPAQGAQVKREVAKGKVPNAEKRESGPRQVAINEFVQRVQILPDADTLLHFATESTPDGFSCSSSLSGLSLDEPFIQKDVELRIMPPVHENEHGNEAEPEQPDDTKDNQEKKAEKPTEAEKDIMDDSDDDDIEILEECIISAMPTKSSRKAKKPSQASASKIPPPVTRKPSQLPVYKLLPSQTGLQSQKRVSFTPGDDMPRVYFVEDTPINFSTATSLSDLTIESLPNELANVENVGTRAESGEFEKRDAIPTEGISTDDSRRAKSSTRTAPGLDDDKTEEGDILAECINSAMPKGKSHKPFRVKKIMDQIQQTSLSVSNKNQSEHDKKKPTSPVKPIPQNNEYRAHVRKNTEPKSYINNERSYSENRDTKKQNLKNNSRYFNDKLPNNEERVKGSFAFDSPHHYTPIEGTPYCFSRNDSLSSLDFDDDDVDLSRQKAELRKGKAKETETEDCTNTEQSSNQQPSNRTQVCQKYPTGRSQPKTFSQSTKDIPDRGAATDEKMQNFAIENTPVCFSRNSSLSSFSDIDQENNNKESEPAKQTEAPDSQIESNRPQTSGYAPKSFHVEDTPVCFSRNSSLSSLSIDSEDDLLQECISSAMPKKKKPSKVKSESEKNNSRNMGDILAKDLTLNLREIQGPDSEHGFSPDSENFDWKAIQEGANSIVSSLHQAAAAASLTRRASSDSDSILSLKSSISLGSPFHLTPDQEEKPFTSNKGPRILKPGEKSTLESKKVESENKGIKGGKKVYKSIITGKACSNSEVSSQLKQSQQTSMTSISRGRTMIHIPGVRNSSSSTSPVFKKGPPLKNANSKSPSEGQSSISFPRGVKSSVKPESTPVTRQPSQQSGSSKGPSRSGSRDSTPSRPQQQPLSRPLQSPGRNSISPGRNGISPPNKLSQLPRTSSPSTASTKSSSSGRMLYTAPGRQMSQQNLTKQTALPKSTSGIPRSESASKGLNQNLNSGGSNKKAELSRMSSTKSSGSESDRSERPVLVRQSTFIKEASSPTLRQKLEESASFESLSPYRPGSPTRSQIQTPVLSPSLPDMSLSTHLTAQTSGWQNLPPNLSPSVEYDGRPAKHHDIARSHSESPSRLPINRTGTWKREHSKHSSSLPRVSTWRRTGSSSSILSASSESSEKAKSEDEKQHGSSVSRHKQSKESQAPAKGTWRKIKENEIPQIMNDPQYSSSGATNDSDSKTLIYQMAPAVSKTEDVWVRIEDCPINKPQSGRSPTRSTPPVIDSVSEKGSVNDKDSKEINEKQNPGYGNVPVHTIGLENCPNSFFQIDSPDKKGTEAKPVQNNLLPAPENNESTVSERTPFSSSSSSKHNSPSGTVAARVTPFNYSPSPRKSSADNNSARPSQIPTPINNSTKKRDSKTENTDFSGTQSPKRHSGSYLVTSV, from the exons ATGAAGTATGGCTGGATgaagcagaca GCTACATTATGTTCTATGAAGGACTGCATGAGAGCTCTTGTAGCCCAATCGAAGTCTGAAAGTGAAGACTTGCAGCAG GTCATTGCAAGTGTTTTGAGGAACTTGTCCTGGCGAGCAGATGTAAACAGTAAAAAGACTCTACGTGAAGTTGGAAGTGTGAAAGCATTGATGGAATGTGCTTTAGAAGTTAAGAAG GAATCCACCCTAAAAAGCGTTTTGAGTGCCTTATGGAATTTGTCAGCACACTGTACTGAGAACAAAGGTGATATATGTGCTGTTGATGGTGCTCTTGCATTTCTAGTTGGTACACTGACATACCGGAGCCAAACAAACACTTTAGCCATCATAGAAAGTGGAGGAGGAATATTAAGAAATGTTTCTAGCTTAATTGCTACTAATGAGGACCACAG GCAAATCTTGCGAGAGAACAGCTGCTTACAAACCTTGTTACAGCATTTGAAGTCACACAGTTTGACAATAGTCAGTAATGCATGTGGGACCCTGTGGAATCTTTCTGCACGAAATGCAAAAGATCAGGAGGCGCTGTGGGACATGGGAGCAGTGAGCATGCTCAAAAATCTCATTCactcaaaacacaaaatgataGCAATgggcagtgctgcagctctAAGAAACCTGATGGCAAATAGGCCAGCAAAATATAAGGATGCCAACATTATGTCTCCAGGATCAAGCTTACCATCTCTTCAtgttagaaaacaaaaggcGCTGGAAGCAGAATTAGATGCTCAGCATTTATCAGAGACTTTTGACAACATAGATAATTTAAGCCCAAAAGCATCTCACCATAATAAGCAGAGACATAAGCAAAATACATACAATGAGTATGTTTTGGATTCCAGTCGACATGATGATGGGATTTACAGATCAGAGAGTTTTAATACTGGTCATATGACTGTACTTTCACCATATTTAAATGCTACAGTAttgcctggctcctcttccTCTAGTAGAGGAAACATAGAAAACTCTCGATCTGAGAAAGACAGAAGTCTTGATAGGGATGGAGCAGTAGGTTTAAATAGCTATCATCCAGCTACAGAGAATACTGGGAACTCCTCTAAGAGAACAGGAATGCAGATTACTGCTGCAGCTCAGATGATTGCCAAAGTTATGGAAGTAACAAGCATGCATATTCCACAAGAAGACAGAAGTTCTTGTTCCACTTCTGAAATGCACTGTTtgacagaagacagaaatgtcCCAAGAAGAACAGCTGCTGCCCATACTCACTCAAATACATACTTTCCTAAATCTGAGAATTCAAACAGGACATGTCCTATGCTTTATACAAAAATGGAATACAAGAGAGCTTCAAATGATAGTTTAAATAGTGTCAGCAGCAGTGATGGCTATGGTAAAAGAGGCCAAATGAAACCTTCCATTGAATCTTACTCGGAAGATGATGAAAGTAAATTTTGTAGTTATGGTCAATACCCAGCTGACTTGGCACATAAGATACATAGTGCAAATCATATGGATGACAATGATGAAGAGCTAGACACTCCTATTAATTATAGTCTTAAATATTCGGATGAACAGTTAAATTCTGGAAGGCAAAGTCCCTCTCAGAATGAAAGATGGGCAAGGCCTAAGCATATAATAgatgatgaaataaaacaaaatgaacaaagacAGTTAAGGAGCCAAAATGCAACTTTTTCCACATACACTGAAAGTGGAGATGATAAGTGCATGAAATATCAGTCACCTTTTGGACAGCAAGagtgtgtttcttcttttagatCAAGAGGATCCAATGgttcagagcagagcagagtaGGCTCAACTCTTGGAATTAATCAGAAAGTAAACCAGTCCTTGTGCCAGGTTGATGATTATGACAATGATAAGCCAACCAACTATAGTGAACGCTACTCCGAGGAGGAACAAcacaaagaggaagaagacagaCCAACTAATTATAGCATAAAGTACAATAAAGAGGAACATCATGTTGATCAGCCTATTGATTATAGTCTAAAATATTCAACAGAAGTTCCTCCCTCTTCTCAGAAACcatcttttactttttcaaacaGTTCATCAGTGCAAAGCACTAAAACTGACCATATTTCCTCAAGCTGTGGGAACATATCAACCCCTTCAGGTAGTTCAGAGAGACAGAATCAGCTTCACCCAAGTTCTGCACAGAGTAGAAGCAGTCATGCTCAAAAAACTGCCTCCTGTAAGACTCCCTCTATTAATCAGGAAACTATACAAACTTACTGTGTGGAAGATACACCAATATGTTTTTCAAGGTGTAGCTCTTTGTCGTCTTTGTCATCAGCTGAAGATGAAATAGGACGTGATCAATCCACACATGTGACAGATGCTAATAACACATTACAGATAGCAGAACTAAAGGAAAACAATGGGATTCTGTCTACAGAAGGTACAGTAAGTGAAGTTGCATCAGCATCTCAGCACATCACAACAAAATCCAGTAGACTTCAGACTCCTAGTTTATCTCCTTCTGACTCTTCTAGACATAAAGCTGTTGAATTTTCTTCAGGTGCCAAATCTCCCTCAAAGAGTGGTGCACACACTCCTAAAAGTCCACCAGAACATTATGTGCAGGAGACTCCACTCATGTTTAGCAGATGTACTTCTGTAAGTTCCCTGGATAGTTTCGAAAGCCATTCAATTGCTAGTTCAGTTCAAAGTGAGCCTTGCAGTGGAATGGTAAGTGGTATTATAAGTCCCAGTGATCTTCCAGACAGCCCTGGACAAACAATGCCTCCAAGCAGAAGTAAAACTCCACCCCCTGCTCAAGGAGCTCAAGTAAAGAGGGAAGTAGCTAAAGGCAAAGTACCTaatgcagaaaagagagagtcTGGTCCTAGACAGGTAGCTATAAATGAATTTGTTCAAAGAGTTCAGATACTGCCAGATGCTGATACATTATTACATTTTGCCACAGAAAGTACACCGGATGGATTTTCTTGCTCTTCTAGCCTAAGTGGTCTGAGTCTTGATGAACCATTTATACAGAAAGATGTAGAGTTAAGAATAATGCCTCCTGTACATGAAAATGAACATGGAAATGAAGCAGAACCTGAACAGCCAGATGATACAAAGGATAaccaagagaagaaagcagagaagcctactgaagcagaaaaggacATTATGGATGATTCCGATGATGATGATATTGAAATATTGGAAGAATGTATTATTTCTGCAATGCCAACAAAATCTTCACGTAAAGCCAAAAAGCCTTCTCAAGCATCTGCTTCAAAAATACCTCCTCCTGTAACCAGAAAGCCAAGCCAACTGCCAGTTTACAAACTTTTGCCTTCACAAACTGGATTGCAGTCCCAAAAGCGTGTGAGTTTTACACCTGGAGATGATATGCCACGGGTATATTTTGTTGAGGATACACCAATAAATTTTTCAACAGCTACATCTTTGAGTGACCTCACAATAGAATCACTACCGAATGAGTTAGCCAATGTAGAGAATGTGGGTACAAGGGCAGAGTCAGGGGAGTTTGAAAAGAGAGACGCCATTCCTACAGAAGGTATAAGTACAGATGACTCTCGTAGAGCAAAAAGCTCAACTAGGACTGCCCCAGGACTGGATgatgacaaaacagaagaaggTGATATTCTGGCCGAATGTATTAACTCAGCTatgccaaaaggaaaaagtcacAAACCTTTCAGAGTGAAGAAGATAATGGATCAAATTCAACAAACATCTTTATCTGTAAGTAACAAAAATCAGTCAGAACATGATAAAAAGAAGCCAACATCACCAGTAAAGCCCATTCCCCAAAATAATGAATATAGAGCACatgtaagaaaaaacacagagccTAAAAGCTATATTAATAATGAAAGAAGCTATTCAGAGAACAGAgacacaaagaaacagaatcttaaaaataattcaagatattttaatgacaaactTCCAAATAATGAAGAGCGTGTAAAAGGAAGCTTTGCATTTGATTCCCCTCATCATTACACACCTATTGAGGGAACTCCTTATTGTTTTTCACGAAATGATTCCCTAAGTTCTTTAGattttgatgatgatgatgttgaCCTTTCAAGGCAGAAGGCAGAATTGcgaaaaggaaaagcaaaggaaacagaaactgAAGACTGCACTAATACAGAACAGTCTTCAAATCAGCAACCAAGTAATAGGACACAAGTTTGCCAAAAATACCCAACAGGCAGAAGCCAACCTAAAACTTTCTCTCAGTCAACTAAAGATATTCCAGACAGAGGAGCAGCTACAGatgagaaaatgcagaattttgctATTGAAAACACACCTGTATGTTTTTCTCGCAATTCATCTCTTAGTTCCTTCAGTGATATTGatcaagaaaacaacaacaaagaaagtgAACCTGCAAAACAAACTGAGGCTCCTGATTCACAGATAGAATCAAATAGACCACAGACTTCTGGTTATGCACCTAAATCATTTCATGTTGAAGATACTCCTGTATGTTTCTCTAGAAACAGCTCTCTGAGTTCTCTTAGTATTGACTCAGAAGATGATCTGTTGCAGGAATGCATTAGTTCTGCTatgcctaaaaagaaaaaaccctcaaaagtAAAgagtgaaagtgaaaaaaataattccagaaaTATGGGTGATATATTGGCAAAAGATTTAACACTGAATTTGAGAGAGATACAGGGGCCGGATTCAGAACATGGTTTCTCACCTGATTCAGAGAACTTTGATTGGAAAGCTATACAAGAAGGTGCAAATTCTATAGTTAGTAGCTTGCAtcaagctgcagctgctgcatcaCTGACTAGACGAGCTTCATCAGACTCTGACTCTATCCTTTCATTAAAATCTAGTATTTCTCTAGGGTCACCATTTCATCTTACCCCAGACcaagaagaaaagccttttacTAGTAATAAAGGTCCAAGAATTCTTAAGCCAGGGGAGAAGAGTACATTGGAGTCTAAAAAAGTAGAATCTGAAAATAAGGGaatcaaaggaggaaaaaaagtatataaaagtATAATTACAGGAAAAGCTTGCTCCAATTCAGAAGTTTCAAGCCAGTTAAAGCAATCACAGCAAACAAGTATGACTTCAATTTCACGTGGTAGGACAATGATTCATATTCCGGGAGTTCGAAATAGTTCCTCAAGTACTAgtcctgttttcaaaaaagGTCCCCCACTAAAAAACGCAAACTCCAAGAGTCCCAGTGAAGGCCAAAGTTCCATTAGTTTTCCAAGAGGAGTCAAGTCATCAGTGAAACCTGAGTCAACTCCTGTAACTAGGCAACCATCTCAACAGAGTGGATCAAGTAAAGGACCTTCTAGATCAGGATCTAGAGACTCCACTCCTTCTAGACCTCAACAGCAGCCATTAAGCAGGCCTCTGCAATCTCCAGGCCGAAACTCAATTTCCCCAGGAAGAAATGGTATAAGTCCTCCCAACAAACTGTCTCAGTTGCCAAGGACATCATCTCCTAGTACAGCTTCAACTAAATCTTCAAGTTCAGGAAGAATGTTATATACAGCACCAGGCAGGCAGATGAGCCAGCAAAACCTTACAAAGCAAACTGCCTTACCTAAGAGTACCAGTGGCATTCCCAGAAGTGAGTCTGCTTCAAAAGGATTAAACCAAAATCTCAATAGTGGTGGATCAAACAAAAAGGCTGAACTATCCAGAATGTCATCCACAAAATCTAGCGGAAGTGAATCTGACAGATCTGAAAGACCTGTTCTAGTTCGTCAGTCAACTTTTATTAAAGAAGCTTCGAGTCCAACTCTAAGACAGAAATTAGAAGAGTCTGCTTCATTTGAATCTCTGTCTCCTTACAGGCCAGGCTCTCCCACTAGGTCCCAAATACAGACTCCAGTTTTAAGTCCATCTCTTCCCGATATGTCTTTATCCACTCATTTAACTGCCCAGACTAGCGGTTGGCAAAATTTACCCCCTAATCTGAGTCCTTCTGTAGAATATGATGGGAGACCAGCAAAACATCATGACATAGCTCGTTCTCATTCTGAGAGTCCATCTAGATTGCCAATCAATAGAACAGGAACATGGAAGCGTGAACATAGTAAGCATTCCTCATCGCTTCCTCGTGTAAGCACTTGGCGAAGAACTGGAAGTTCTTCCTCAATTCTGTCAGCTTCTTCAGAATCcagtgaaaaggcaaaaagtgaAGATGAAAAGCAACATGGAAGTTCTGTTTCTAGACACAAACAAAGTAAAGAAAGTCAAGCACCAGCAAAAGGtacttggagaaaaataaaagaaaatgaaattcctCAAATAATGAATGATCCTCAGTATTCTTCCTCAGGTGCAACAAATGACTCTGATTCCAAAACTCTAATTTATCAGATGGCACCAGCTGTCTCTAAAACAGAGGATGTGTGGGTGAGGATAGAGGACTGCCCTATTAATAAACCTCAATCTGGAAGATCCCCAACTAGAAGTACTCCCCCTGTTATTGACAGTGTTTCAGAGAAAGGGAGTGTGAATGATAAAGATTCTAAAGagattaatgaaaaacaaaatccagggTATGGAAATGTTCCTGTTCATACCATTGGTTTAGAAAATTGTCCAAACTCTTTCTTTCAGATAGACAGTCCAGACAAGAAAGGAACGGAAGCAAAACCTGTACAGAATAATCTTCTTCCTGCaccagaaaataatgaaagtaCTGTTAGTGAGCGTACACCATTCAGTTCCAGTAGCTCAAGCAAACATAACTCCCCCAGTGGTACTGTTGCAGCAAGAGTGACTCCTTTCAACTACAGTCCAAGTCCCAGGAAGAGTAGTGCGGACAACAATTCTGCTCGGCCATCACAAATACCAACGCCAATAAATAACAGCACAAAGAAACGTGActcaaagactgaaaatacagaCTTCAGCGGAACTCAGAGTCCTAAACGTCATTCTGGCTCTTACCTGGTGACTTCTGTTTAA